AATTTCAAAAAATAAAGTTTGAGGAACTCTACCCATGCCTTTAATTAAATAATTTACTTTTGCGAATTTAATAATGTTTTTCCATTCTTTTTTTATATTCAATGACCCCTTCAATGGTTTCTATTTCTTTATATAATACAATAGACACCCTATTCGTAGCAGGGATCAGTGCAAATGCATTAACAGCAATTTGAATATTTTCTCCAGTTTATATGCTGATTGTATCAATCGGACAAGGTTTAAGTACAGGAATGATAAGCATAATGTCCAATTACATAGGAGCAAATGAAAAAGAAAAAGCAAATAACGTCTTTTGGCAGAGGATTTTAATATCCATTATAATTTCAATAATCTGTTTTGTATTTGCATTTTTTGGTCTTAAAGAACTATTAATTATCATGGGAGCAGAATCTGTAATAGATCTTACTATGGATTATGCTCAAACAGTATTTGCAGGAAGTATTATAATAATTTTAAATACTGTAACAATTTCATCTTTAAGAGCAGAAGGAGATATGAAAAAAGCATCAAATATTACCATTTTTGGATTTGTTTTGAATATAATTCTTGATTACTTCTTAATATATTTCCTTAATTTTGGAATTTGGGGAGCTGGTGCTGCAACAATACTATCCACATTAATTGGAACAATTGTTGTTATATACTGGCTATTTGTTAAGAAAGATACATACCTACAAACTAAATGGTCTCATTTTAAATTTAATATGAAATATATAAAAAATATACTATCTTTAAGTATTCCAGCTACTTTAGAAGGGTTTGTAATGAGTTTTCTGTTTATATTTGTTAATATGATGTTAATAGTAGCTGGTGGAGACATCCATGTTGTAGCATTTACAGGATCTTGGAAAATACTGTCCTTAGGAATGATACCTGCAATAGGAGTTGAAGCAGCTATTTTAACTATTTCCGGATATTATTTTGGATCTGGAAATTATAAGAGAATTAAAAGCATATATAAATATTCAATTATATTTTCCACAACCATCTCAATCATAATAGCTATTATCCTATTTATTTTTGCAAACCAAATTTCATACTTATTCACATTATTAAATGGATAAATCAATAGGTTACTTAATAGTAAATATCATAAGATTATTTGGAATTTATATAATATTTGTTCCACTTGGTCTTTCATCAACCGCAATGTTTCAATCAGCACAAAAAGGATTTACTTCTTTATCTTTAGTTATTTTAAGAGATCTTTTATTATCAGCAATTTTTGCGTATATATTGGGAATTCTATTAAACTTCGGAGTTTATGGAATTTATGTAGGAATCATACTTGGGATGATTGTATCTTCCATATTTAGTTATTTCTACTTTAATTGGTATTTAGATAAACTTAAAAATAATTAAACACTAGATTTAATATTATGTAACCACAGTTTAATAAAGAGATGTTAAATAATAATTCATTAGATTCTTTAATATCTATAATCGATAGAAACTTTAAAATCGCTTGTTTAGATAAATTTGATGAATTAGATTTAACTTTTCATAATTATATGACTTTAGAATTTATATATAATCATGAAAATGTAATTCAAAAAGATTTAGCTAGGTTATTCCATAGAAATCAAAGTACAATAACCAGATCTATTGATAAATTGGAAAATAAAGGATTTGTTGAAAGAATTCATGATGATAATAATAAAAAAAATAATATTATCATATTAACTACTAAAGGCCAAAAAGCTGTAGAGGAAATAAATAGTTTTAAAAAAGACTTGGAAAAGGATTTAGTTTATAATTTCACAGAAAATGAAAGAGAAATATTCAAGAAACTATTAAATAGGTTAATTCATAATTTTAATAGTTATATTTTCAAATAATCCCACAATTTATATTTTCTAAAATTTTATTATAATAACAGTACTAAAAAAATATTTATTTTATATGTATTGGTGGATTTTCTTCTTGTTTTTCATGTGACTGTTTAGCTAGTAATTTTAACCATGCATTATCAATTTCAATAAGCAAGTAATTTCAACATCTAAATAATCTTACTTCTGTTGTTGAATATCACTAAAGCATATGATTAAAACTAGAATTAAGTATTATATAAAAAGAGAAGTAGATAATTATTTCATCTAGTGTTTTTTGGAAACATTTCTTCAGATATTTCTTGTCTTCGTTACTCATTCCAATAGCTTCTGCGATTTTTAGAACACAAAAATCTATCATTCATACATATTAACTTCGCTGATAAACTCTCCATCTTGGTATTAATATTTACAATAGTCATGGCTTTTAGATAATCATTTTTCAGTTCAAAATCATTACCACTCATTGACCTTGTACCTAATTGAGAAAATTTCATATTTTCAAAATTCATAATAAAACCACTTGTTGTGCGCAAGCCATATATAACTTTTCACTAATCATTTACCAACTTAAAAAAAAACATCTAATTATTCACCCTTTTTTAAAATGTTTTGAATATAACATTTAAAACAAAAATTAGCTTGTAAACAGGAACATAACAATCATAGACAGATGAGTTTGAGTTTATGTAAAAACTAAAATTTGATTAACATATTTATATTTTGAAATCAAAAATTAACATATTATAATTATGGATGTTTTATTATGAAAGTGACTTTAGTTAATCCACCACAAACTGCATCTAAATATAAATTCATGGGTGTTATTGCACCACCTTTAGGTATTGGTTATATAGCCGCAGTTTTGCGAGATAATGGAATTGATGTTAATATTCTTGATGCTTCTGCAGAGGATATGGATTTTAAGGAATTTTCAGAAGAAATCAAAAATAGAAGTCCTGACATCATTTCAATATCTGCACTTACACCAACAATAAATAAAGCTTTAGAAACAGCTAAAACAGCAAAAGAAGTGCTTCCTAATTCAATTATTGTAATGGGAGGATATCATCCAACTTTTGATTTTGAAGAAACATTGAAAAATGACTTTGTTGATATTGTTATTCGTGGCGAAGGAGAATATGTTCTTAGGGATTTAGTTGAAACTATTGAAAATAATGGCGATTTAAGGGAAGTTAGAGGAATTGTCTTTAAAGAAGATGACAACATTGTTTTAAATCCAAATGCTGATTTGATTTATGATTTAGATGCTCTTCCATTCCCTGCTTTCGATTTAATGCCTATGGACAAATATAAACTTTTAGACATGGATACTCACATGGCAACTATGATTACAACAAGAGGATGTCCTATGAAATGCTCCTTCTGTTCTTCTGCTGCAATGCATGGTAGAAAAATGAGACAACGTAGTGTTGATAATATTTTAGCTGAAATTGATTTTTTACGTGAAAAATATGATATTAATACTATTGCATTCATGGATGATACATTCACATTAAAAAAATCAAGATTAATGGAATTTTGTGATAAACTTAAGCAAAAAGATTATGAGATTATGTGGGGCTGTACTGCTCGTGTTGATACTTTAGATGAAGAAGTACTTAAAAACATGAAGGAATCTGGATGTATTACTGTCTTTATGGGTGTAGAATCTGTAGATCAAAACCAGCTTGATTCAATGGATAAAGGAATTACAGTTCCAAAAATTGAAAATGCATTTAAAATGTCAAGAAAATTAGGAATTAGAACAATAGCTTCTGTTGCCTTAGGCATGCCTGGTGACACTAAAAAGATTATGAATAAAACAATTAAATTTGTCCATAAACTTAAACCGAATTATGCTATTTACAGTTTATCTACACCATATCCTGGAACAAGATTTTATAAAGAATCCTTTGAGAAAAATTTAATTAAAGTAAAAGATTGGTCTAAATACACATTAATTAGCCCAATTTTAGAGACCGCAGACTGTTCTTTAAAGGATCTGAGGAAAATGCAGATTAAAGCATTTATAAAATTTTATTTAAGACCACATTATCTTTTAAGTCAATTTAGACAAGATGGAACGTATTTCATTAAAACAATATTTGGTGTAATTAAAACAGCATTAACTAAGAATAATGATAAGAACTCTGGAAAATAACATGAACTTAATGTAAATCTTAATTTCATCATGCAGCATATCGATGAAGACCTTTGACTTTCCTAAATTAAAAAGTGGAATTGAATATTCCACTTATATTTTATTTTTACTTTTCAAATGAGTTCTCACTTTTCTGTAAATATAATATTAACATTAATGGTGCATGACAATGATACGAAAAAAACAATAAAGACTTATTGAATTGGATTTATAATTATGTATTATATTCCACTGATGAAAATAACACTTCAACATTGACATGGAATAGCACACAAAAAGATGCATGGAGATTCCTGCAGTCTATTCCACAAAAGGAAATGGTTCAGAAATACGGATTCTTTTCCAGCCGTTCACACTTTTTTTGTGGTATCCTTTGATGATGTTAAGCAAGTCTTGGAAAGAGATTTATCTCTGAGTTAACATGCAGCAAAAAAATCTACAGGCAAAACTCAAAAATCAATCGTGAAAATTAGAACATGACTGATGTTAGAGGAGCATATCCTGATGCTACATTGGATGATGCAACTGAAGAAAAGTTTCTGTCTAACATGATGCTTAGATTATTAAATACAGGTTATCTTGAATATGTCAATACTGAAGAGAGCATAAAAAGATGTTTATATTAACTGAAAAGGGCAAAGATGCATTGGGGATATATTATAATTCTCAATTGTCCAAACTATTTTTAAAATTCAATTCCTCAGAATTCACTAACATTAACTATTGGTTCAGCTATTAAAAACTTCTTTTCTTGAATGCTTTGATATATCGCATTGGAAAAAAAGGATTGATTTGTGAAAACGATGATGTTAATGTGAATATCACCTCATCAAATCAAATTCAAAAAGAGTAATTATTGGATTATCAATCTCATGTTGTTGGAAACATCAAAGTTGAAATTTTGCATACTATGTTAAATTATTACTTTTGGCTCTTTCAAAAATGTTTTTACAATCAACTTTTAAGGAGCTGAAAAAATGAAAAACAATGCACTATTGAAAACCTGTTCATTACATTCAACCATTCTGAAGGCACTCAAAGGGCATACGTTTATGCACTGGAAAAATATACAACATATTTTGAAATGGAACTTAATGAACTTCTAAAAGAAGCAGAAATCAAGGAATCTGAAGGAATCAAATGAAAACACAGGAAAATCAAATTCAGACTTCTGGAATTCAGACAGTACCTGCTTGAAAACTATACTCTAAACACTGTAAAATCAGTCATGATAAATGACATCAAATTCTACAAGTTCTATGATGTTGAAATCTATGAGTTACCCAAAATCAATGAAAAATCCATTCAAAAGCCGCAGCCGATTTATTTCACTAATCTGCCGGATAAAAAAATCATCAGGGATGCATTGGGTATTGCAAATCCAGTCATGAAGGCCATAATACTGTTTATCTGCTCCAGCGGCTGTGGACGAGCAGAATATCTAAGTTTAACAATTCAGGACTACATCGATGCACTATCTGAATATTTGCCAAAAAATGATTTGTCAATTTTTGAGGTGATTGATTTAATCGATGATGACAAGACAATCATTCCCACGTTCAACATTCGCCGAAAAAAGACCAACAAATACTATACAATCCACTGCAGCCCCGAAGCCATTAAAGCAATAAACGCACATATATTGTCCCGCAGAGATACTGTCACTAACGAGTCCAAACTGTTTAAGATTGCCGTTAATTATCTTACGGTCAATTTTCAAAAAATCCATGATGATTTGGGTCTTGGAAAAATCGGCCCATACAACAGATTCAGAAACCATATGCTGCGGAAATTCCATGCAAGTGCATTATATAATGACGGCATGAGTCTGGATGATGTAAACGATTTGCATGGTAAAGCCAAAAACAAGACTGATCAAGCATACTTCATGATAAACCCAGAGGATTTAAAATACCAGTATATTGAACATATGTCTGCAGTAACCATAAGCACAGAAGTCAAAAAACTGCACGTCAAATCACAGGAGTTTGTAAAAATAGAAAACGAGAAAAACGAACTGATACTGGAACTGGATCGTCTTAGATTTGACATTGACAGTCTTAAAAGCATGATTGGGAAATAATCATTTGAAGCCAAGTGGGGAGTGATGGATGGAAAAAATAATCTAACATTAAATTAAAACTATAAACAATAATAATAACAGTTAACTTCAAATCACATGATTTACTTAATTGTTCTATTTATTTAATTAATTTTAGAAAAACCGTCCATCACATGACCTATAAAACTAAATACATAAATTGAAAAAAATGTTTAAATGAGTTATTTTTAAAAATAAAGAAATTTAAATGGGAGTTATCCCAACATCAATTATGGACGAAAATTAATACTCCATATTTAATTAATAGTAGACAATATAATTATAATGACTTAATCATATATAATGTATTTAATTAATCAATGCGAAAACCGTCCATATGATTAAATATAATAATAATTAGTATTTTTAACCTTCTTATTATTAATTAATTTTTTATCAACCAAATCGTTTAAATCCAAATTACATATTACATTTTTATTAAACATGGTTTCACCATAATTTTATTTTTAAAAATTTATTGATGAGTCAATAAAAATAACCAACAAAAAGTAACACTATAAATCCATCACTCTTTTAGCCACATATTCCTGAGTAGCTAAAGTAACCATATCCTTGAAGTTTTCAAACTTAGTGTTTGCTTTAATAAAAGCATTTAGTTCTTCATTTAAATACAACTCTTCAGCAGTTGTTTCAGTCAGTTCTAATCCATATTTATCAATCATATCATCATAACTTCTAAATGTAGTGTTTGTTCGTATAAAATCAGTATTCAATATATCACTTAACTTGTAAGTGTTTATTCCTGATACTTCTTCAATATTTTTTCGTAATTTATCTAAAAATTGCATAATATCACCTTTTGACATAAATACAGCAATGATTTTTCACCATAAAGTGATTATTATATTTTTCATTATCCAAAATGATTTTTAAAATCATAATTTGCATTTTTTATCTATTAATATACGTAATGGGTCAGGTTGTTGGTCATTTACATCAACTACATTACAGTAATTAATCTGGTGTGGTTTATACTCATGATTGGAATAACATTCTATATACTAGGTATTATAAAACTACTATAATATAAAAGTTTCGGATATGATACCAAATATCAGATACATTTATATCCTATTACAGATAGATAATATAATAGATTATCCATAACTAATATTTATCCAAGAGGTGAGAAAACATGCTTATATTAGCTACAAGTAAAATTCAAAGTAATTACCAAACCACAATCCCAAAAGAGATTAGAAAAAACTATGATATTGATGATGATACCGTCGTAGAATGGGCCATCAACAATAATGGAAATCCAGAAATAAATTTCAGAAAAAAAAGAAACTTTAAAGATTTAGTTGGAGCTTTTAAATCCGATGAACGAACAAATGCTGTAGAATTAAAAAGGAGTTTATGCGAATGAGAAAAGTATTTTTAGACACTTCATTCATAATGGGATTTGTCAATTCCAATGATGATTTACATGAAAATGCAATAAAATTGGAAGAGACAGAAAATGTATTGTCACAGGACTGTTATATAAACAATAACGTGTTAAATGAAGTTTTAACATTAACTGGTAGGAAAATTAACATCAATGCGGCAGAAGAAACATATTATGGTTTAATTGATAGTTTTGAAATATTAAATGAATACAATATTGTCAACTACACCAGCAAAACCTTTGATATTTTCAAAAGAGTTGTTGGACCAAACAGCAAAAAAACAAAATTAAGCTTCACAGATTCAAGCATAATTTTAACTATGAAAGAATCAAATATAACAGATTTGGTTAGTTTTGATCAACAGTTCAAACATTTCGATGAAATAAATTTAATTGGCTCAAATTACTTATAACATATTAATCTATACCAAACACCCAAAAATTTAATATGAATTTAAAAAATAAAATTAAATGAAAAACATTCCTACAAGAGCCAAAATAGTATACAAAATTCAGTTCCAACTGGAAACATTGAGAATCATAATAGAGCAATAGCTGAATGTAATGTATTATTTCATTATCTTTTCAAATCGAAACATTTCCTCATCTCTCATTGGATGGTCTTTATCCCAACCATGTTCGGGATTCTTTTCATTGAAAAATTCCACTATGCTAAACCCCAATTTGTTTACGTAAAAATGAATATTCCTTTTATCGAAGTAGGGAGTGCAGGTTTCCCATATTTTTGTATTCGGATATAAAATTTCTATTTCATTCCATATCTTCTGTCCTATGCCTTTGTTTTGAGTGGTTGCGCTTACAAACAGGAAAATCCAGGTGGTTGTGTTGTGTTTTTTCATTTGTTTCAACGATCACTCCACCTAAAATAATCCCAGTATTTTTCATTACATAAGCATGAGTGTTTTCTTTTTTCAAGCATTCGTCAATGTCCTTTTCAGGCAAAACTAATTCTTCACATTTACCATAAACATTTTCATAACCATATTGGAATGATTCCTGAAGCAACCTTTTAAATTCAGATAAATCCTCATCTTGCAATCCAATTAATTCCATATATAATTTATATAACTCACTACTTTCAAATAGTTTTCATTGAAATGTCATTATATACTTTAATGGAAACATAATCTCTTAACATTATCATTGGATATTTATCAATCACTTCAATATGCAAAATTAAATTATGAAAAAAATAATTTTAATGTCAAGTATTTAATTAAATGCTTTGAAAAGGATTTAATATAAATTTTATAAACATTTACAAACTTATATTTATCTATCTATTTGACTGTGAAAAATGAATCAGAGATTTATTAAAATTGGTTGATGATTAATCTTTTAATGAAAAAATATATTTTAAAATATAATAGTCCTATTGATATTATCCGGTTTTAAAAAACAATATTAATGTCTTATTGCAGAGAAAAAAATCTCTACAATACCCTACATTGACATTGATTAAAAACATTTTTTGCATCATAATAGAGGTTTACTTAAAAGTAAATCCCTTGTATAACCCTATTTTTAAAAAACATGTATAAACTTAACTAATTTCCGAAAAAATAGGCAATTAAATAGTAACTGTCTCAGGGAAAAAGCCTAGCGAAAACATTAGTTTTCAAAGTCCTTATTGACTTGTTTATATTTAATTACCTTTTATGAGATTGAAAATACCCCATTATTTAAAATAATAAAACCACATAAATCATATAATTTCAATACCAAAGAGTTTACACTGCCAAAAACTTTAAACAATCTATTTTAAACAGCCAATTGGAATAACTTTAACTCCATCTTTTCTGGTATGTGCTATTTCTCCTCCAGTTAAAACCGCTAAAAAACTAGGATTTCTAATTTCATCATTAGCTTCAATTAATTTATTTACCTTTAGTAAATTTTGAGCACCTTCTTCTATTTTAGTTTTTCCTAATTTGCATTCGATTAAAGCATATCTTCCGTCATTGAGATGTACAACACAATCAACCTCAACATCAGAATTATCATGATAATAAGATATTGAGCCTCCGAATTTAGAAGTGTATACACTTAAATCACGAATGCATAAATTTTCAAAAATAAAACCAAAAGTTTTCAGACCATCAAGTGTATTAAAAGCTTCAGGCCCCATGTTTAAAGCAGCTACTGAAATTGAAGGATCAATAAAGACTTTTTTATTACCTGATCTCATTGATGATTTGGATCTGATGTTTGGAGCCCATCCCCTTAAATCTTCAATGACGAATAAACGTTTCAATGAATCAATATATGAATAATATGTTGGTTTGCTAATATCCCCAAAATTAGCGGAAATATCCGCTATTATTGTTGTGTCCTTAGCCAAAGTAGAATTGTTTCTAGCAATAGCCTTTAAAATGACTTTAACTCTATCAGGGTCACGTTTAACACCATCAACCTTGGAAATATCACTTTCAGCTATGTTATCTAAATAATTATAAGCAATTAATAATTTATCTTTATCATCCTTTTTGTTTATAGAATCTGGCCAACCTCCACGACATGCTGCAAAAATTAAATCATCCATTGTTAAATTAGATTCAATACCATCAATATTCATATTGGGATTATCAAATAATTCTTCAATAGAAATATTTCCATTTGATTCACCACTTTCATATAAACTCATAGGCCTCATAAATAGTCTATGAATTCTACCAGTTCCCGAATGCATTATCTTAGACTCATCAACTACAGTAGAACCAGTTAGTATATATAATCCTTCACCTTTAAGTTCATCAACACTATTTCTAACACCATCCCACAAAATTGGTGCCATTTGCCACTCATCAATCAATCGAGGTTTTTCACCTTCTAATAATTTGGAGGGCTTAATATCCAACCACATTTGGTATTCTTCTTGTTTATCAATATCTTGAAGTTTTAAAACACTTTTAGAGTATCGTTCAGCTGTAGTTGTTTTGCCACACCATTTAGGGCCAACAATAAGTACAGCACCAATTACATTCATCCATTGCTTTAATTCATCATCCAAATATCTAGCCATATACTCCATAGAAGCACCTCCTTTAACTATTTTTTAATAATATATTTAACTATTTTTTGATACCGTAATTTATAGTTTTAAAAATTCTAAAATTTAGCTACAAATTAAGATTATGTTTCTATTTTTAAGTAATTTTGATTTTAAATGAGAACAATTTAACAATACTTGATAATAATTGTTGTAACATGAAATTAGGAATTTTGAAGAAAATTTATATAAAAAACATTACTGCAATCAATAATATTTTGAAAACTTTAGGTATCAAAACTGATATTTATATATTTATCTATTTTAATTGAAGGAATAAATAATCTCAAACTAGGTCATTTGATAATCTCTGCCATTAGCTATTCAAAACTTCTTCTGAAACTCTTTCATATATATCACAGTGGAAAACAAACTCTATTTTAGAAAACACGCCCATTGATGTTAATGTCAATTAATTAAATTAAATCTAAAAAAAAGTAGCTATTAAATTATTGACGTTATGTTTTTAGAATCAATATTTAGGTTTTTAACTTTGTCTCTGTCAAAAAAATCATAAGTATTCTTGTGGACTTGTATTAAAGTATTTTTATCAGAAACATCTAATTTCTCATCTGAATTCAATAATTCATTTAAATCATCGTTGAAAACATCAATATCTTTAATTAGCTTATTTAGCTTTTCTATTTCATCATCAAAATTAGTAATGAAAGTTTTAATTGATTTTAATGATAATATTTTTTTATTTAGGACTTCATCTTCATTAATTTCATCTAAATATTTGAAATCATCTATGGATATTTTGGAATATTTTTCTTTAAATTCTGTTTTGTTTAATTTCAAACTTGTTAACTTAGTTAAATCATCATAATAATCTCTTAAATCATATGAAAGGTTTATGAATTCTTCAATTTCTTTGTTAATTTCATCTATACGTTTATTTCCAAAAAAATGACTTGACTTTATGGGTGAAAGTTTTATCTAGCTTCTTTGATTCAATATATTCTGGCAAATCCAGAGCGGAACCACACTCTTGACAAAATTATCTTCATGTTCATTTTTAAAATTGCAGTTAGGGCAAAATTTTTCACGTGTTTGAGACTAAGAAGTAGTCAAATCTGTATACTTTGTTTTCTTCCCTGTATCCTTTTCTGTTTGGCCACCATGAGAAATTGTCTCCTTCTGGATGGAACTTTCTGAATGCATCAACATACTTGGTTAAGATTTCATTAAACCATTCCTGCTCTTCTGGCATGAATCCTGATTTGCCTTTGATGTTCTTAGGGTTTTTAGCATCAATCTCTTGAGAGATTCTGTTGAAATCTCCACAGATTATTGATGGCTTATTTGATTTGTAAACATATTTTGTGAACTCATCATAAAATCTGTATTTGCGATCAAGTCTTTCAGGTGAGCTGGCACCTGATGGGCAATAAACATCATACAGATAAAAGTTTTCAAACTCCATTCTGATTACTCTACCTTCAGCATCACTCCTTATCTCCAAAACCTTTTCCTAACAGAAAGCGGTTCGACCTTTGTATAAATAGCTGTTCCATATAAATTCAGATGCAGGATAATTATAAGAAATGTAATTTTCGATTTCAGGTATTTCTGTTGATTTGACTTCTTGCAGACATAATATGTCGGGACCTTGAGATATTATCTCTTCTAAAAAACCATTTTCAATTATAGATTTAAGTCCGTTAACATTCCATGATATAATTTTCATCAAAACCACTCATTTAGTAATACGTTATTAATAAGTTATGTTAGTCTATAAATTTATAATTAATGTGAAACATTACAATAGCTAACAACACCAACACCCAAATCAATCCAACGAATTAATATACTTTCATGACAAAACTTTATATAAAATTAATCATTGTCTTAATTGATTTCATGAAAGATAGTGTCAATGTACCATATCTCTCATTTAGATTTATTTTAAGGTGAATAATTTTTACAGTAAGTGTAATAAAAAGTCCTGCAATTGTTTATTATCTCATTTTAAAATAGTGCAGTTCAATCTCATTATTTTGAATTGAAAATCTCTTCAAATGTTTCATAACTATCAACAGGATGATAATCAACATTTAATTCTTTAAAATGTTTTTTAGTGCATTCAATTTTATAGCACTCTTCGCCCCTCAATTTATCACGATCTATATTAGATTTGGTTTCAATTATATAATATGAATTCTTTTCAGGATTGTTTTTCACACAAATAGACCAATCAGAATTATATGTTCCATAAGAAGTATCTATTTTAAACCAATTAGGTAGTTTTGCATAGAATGTAATTCTATTATCTATCTCCAATTTATTTGCAAATGTTACTTCGCCCCTAGAATCATAATAATCTGGTCATATATGATTTTTTGTCATCTCTTGAAACTGACTTACTGGTATATGTATAAATTTTCTTTTGTTTAAACAAATTTTTTTTCAAAATACTTATCCATTTTCTTATAATCAATATTCTTAAGTTTTAATTTCTTCATAACATACCATCAATACAATCGGAGCATTGAAACAATATGGTGTAAAAGACCTGATTTTTTCAAGGGATTGTTTGCTTCTGATTACAAAAACGCGCTGTGGCTGAGAATTGTTTGCAGTTGGACTGAGCTGTGATGCCTTTAAAATCTTATCCAACTTTTCACTTTCAATCTCTCTATCCGGATATTTTCTCACAGAATATCTCTCACATGCTAGCTTTAAAAAATCCTACATAATCTCACCTTTAATATTATTTAAAAAAGCTTGTCTTCAACCGGTTCTCCATTGTTTATGGATTTTGCAGATACGAATGCATCAAACATTCCATATATCCATATCAGCAGTGCAAATACCACACCGATAAATATCAGACATAATATCCCTGATATTATGTAACCTGCAATAAGCATGACCCCCTTATGATTCTGCTCATTATATATCTGACCCATTCCCGGAAAAATCATGGACAGCACCAATGCCACGAGAGGACTCTTATGGATTACTGCCGCACCGCAATGTGCACATACTTTGGCCTTTGCATCGATTTTGCTTCCGCAATTATGGCATTTTTTAATATTTGGATTGATTCTGT
The Methanobrevibacter sp. genome window above contains:
- a CDS encoding nitroreductase family protein, translated to MRKYPDREIESEKLDKILKASQLSPTANNSQPQRVFVIRSKQSLEKIRSFTPYCFNAPIVLMVCYEEIKT